TTTGGACAATTAGTTGTACTACCAAATTCGATCCAAGCTATAGTCTGAATTCGTATTAAATctgcttttttctttttaaaattaaattctcaCGTACATCTAAACAATAAATGAATctagattaaattaatttttgcatATAAATGAATTTGGTCTGGTTGGATCCGGCCCATGATCATATCTGGTTTGATCCGGCCCATGATCATATCTGGTTTGATCCGGCCCATGGTTAAGTCTAAGTGTGTGTGAGACAGTGAGTGTTGCCATCTTATCTTGCTCAACTGCGGAGTGACAGACTAGGGGCTCTGTGGATGACTGACGGCGTTAGAGTTGTAGCTTTGTCAGATAGCACATTTAGGAATAGTATGTGGAATTGTAGATGTTATATCAAACAGCGGTTGCTCAGATTTGTTACCGGAAAACATTGAAAGATAAGATGATTTCAATTTGGATAAAGAGAAACCTGTAACCAGAAAATAGAAAGACTGAATATTCTAATTACCTTATTTTTCTAAGACTTCGTCTCCGGAAAATACtcttattttttctatttttttagcttatattttaaatttttaaaattgtcgatataattatatttttacatttttaatttcaattgtacttatttttttagaggtattggcaaaataaatactgacgtttcattttttttagcgatttaagcctaatatttaaaacgttacaaaacaaatcgcaatcttttcaatttttgcattttgtagtcTCATTCCAAAATTCGGtcattttttcatcttttttaggctATAGAGTGTAAAAATACGAAAAGTTgggattttatttgcaaaattttaaagtgTTGAAATTTAATATGTCAATAATATGATTGCCACATATGCAAATAATGGCTGAATAACAGTTTGggctacaaaatgcaaaaattggaaaaattagggtttgtttggtaacgttttaaacgtttagcataaatcgtaAAAATAGTGAagtgttaggatttgttttgtcaatacttttttttaaaagtatattttttcacttcaaaaaaattcaaatatattctTTATATTTGACTAATAGCCTCAAGTTTTAgtatttttagaataattagaatttatttaGATTACATGTCAAATATGGAGGACAAAGTTGAaaatttttataatgaaaaaactCTAATTCTAAAGAAAAAGGGatttgaaatataaacaaaaaattgaaaaatatggaATATTTGTGGATGATTAGACCTTTTTCTaaaaatgttatttataatgtttaaataatttttaaaaataaacatttttttttatataattgggaaggggggagcgcttgtgggagaaatcgaacccacgacctagcaatttgctgcctagcgcttataccatttgagctaaaGTTCATTGGTTTAAAACTAAACATATTTAGTacattttctcctttttattttctttttctatctATCTCGTATTAATAGTATTCTTTTATTATCAATGAAATACTCATTGTTGTAAAACAAAATTGCTACATTCTCCTATAAGAGACTATATATTATAGGGAGCAAATTTGTACTATGGTCAAAAGCATTTTAAAGCAGCATCAGTTCAAATTGAGATAAATGTCCTTCAACTATAAATCATGCACCCATAGACCTACACCATCTATAATGTCCAcgctttttttaaaaaagaaatgttgtttaatttaatattttcgtAAGAAAAAATAAcctaattttaattgtaattctatttataattattagttaattaaatgtcagggaaataaaatatttataaattaaagtttgtGTAGTAAGTATCATGATCATGTTAAACCATAGGGATTATAGTATAATTAGTGCATAATAATATCAAATGTTGCTTTTGAATCATTTAACACATAGTGAAATATCTAAGAAAAATTAACCGGAAAAAAGAGACACTAATAAATACTAGTAGTAATTTTTACTTAGCACCGGTAGATAATGGGAATTGTatagttatataaaaataaattaagagaaGTTTATAAAATATCTTAAGTTATATGATTGGATCCATAAATAAAATACGAGTCTGGACTAAGTAAGGTTTTATGACATATTTTTTTAGTACATTATCGAATTATTCCTTTGAAAACTTGGTACCTTTGTCACCCAAAAAATGGCTTTAAGCTAGCTAGTGACGTTCCCATTATTTTTAGGAGAAAATGACACGTCGTTTTTAACccaaaaagaatcaaaaaactataatatcatacttattattttttatcatacTTAATCCATATATAATTTGTAAATGTACATATAATACTCTTATTAGTAGACTGCAGGTCTACTTGGATTCttgtttgaataaaaaaaaatatttttcagtttcatttttcatttcctAAAACTGTTTTAGTTTACTATCTAAACGTatctaatctaatttattttttaaataatattttttaaaattcaaagaaatgaataaaaaaataaaaaatacttttctCAACTACAATGTCAAATATACTCTATAATATGAGAGATAATTTCTGTTTTCGTTTAATTTTCATTAGgagattttaattaatcaaatcggtcaaatacaaaataatatgtatattactCATTAGGTCATTAATTGAAAGACAActcaaatatttttggatattcaCTTTTATacaaattagtaaatttttaatatgatttAGTACAGACTAAAatcacataaataaaatttataatttaaacataaTAGATGTATATATTAAGATAAATCCATAAAAGAATTCCACCCACACACAATAATTCCCTATCATTTCATGTAGCTAGAAAAAGCCAATTTATATGGTCAATTTGCAGTATACACATGGGCTCACGAAGTACGTTACTGTTGACcataaatcaaaatatagaTATAGACTATAGTCGTACACCTCTTGTAGTTGTACAATAtcatttcatttgaaaatgTAATATATCAATTACGGCAAACAAAAATGTAAATCAAATTATCCAAGTATTAACACTAAAAAATGATGAGaatttttcctttttgtttatttgatcatgaggtgtcctgaacgggTTCCAACTATGAAACAACACCTTTAAGCCtttcacattcagactaatccctcTCTCGAGCTGGGTAGGTCCCTTACGGGAGGCAAACCTCtggccccaagttttaaacggctgcatacatgagtacggttcgaacccgcgaccacACTTAtgttgaattaaaaaaatgttgCAAACTATGAAAATTTGGTTGTATTATCTATCGTTTTATGAgaatttatgaaaatttcaaATTGGTATTCctctattttgataataataatttataaatttttagtggAGAAAGTGTTTATATATTCTTCTTACTTTATACAGAtttataactaattaaattatattatccATACAATAAATTCATGAAAATTTATACAATATGGAATAAAGGTAAAGTGATTTCATTTaggtttaatattaaaataaattcaaatgtttacaggttgttgcaattttatataaaaaaattaatttttgtacgTTACAATATTAGCTAACTTTTTcccaattaatttaattgttccatgtttttaattgaatttttcaatatttaacttctatttttttaaatcaaaacaacgttaaaatttaattagaacttttctaactttttcgatgattaaagcaataaaaatgaatttgaagCTAAAAAGGACTAGACAAGTCAAACGAATATGTACTATATTAATCAGGTGTTGAGGAAATTAAATTGAAtgaaaaaatagctaaaattataacaaaatattgaaattaggctattataataaaagttgatttttttggaaaaacatTGCAACAACGCACaaagatttggttttaatttacCATTATCCCTTTGATTTATCCATAACTATGACTAAATTAATAGAaatatctttaaataataattttgactATCCGATATGTTAACTTTGCGAGTTTTACTATTATATCTATATATGTAAGAAGCGAATAAAATAAGAGtttatatgataaaattaagatacaaTTTACTATCTtaagttatttaatttatgATAGATTAgttcaaatttgacaaaattttctcaaacaatcTAATATCTCAATAATATCATATTAtctttataaaatcaaatagctaatttcttaaaattttataaccttttttttttatcaaattatggactaatttatgataaaagttatttttatatatttatgttaatGTGGTCATAATTAAGTacactaattaaattattttgtctaATAATCTTTATGTTAATCTCCAACTCTCAAGCTCCTTATGTAGCTTCTATGGCCGCTATATAAATTCTGTCGAAGCATTAAGCTAAAAAATCTCATGAATCATGATTACAAACTCAAGAACTGAAAACCCACCACCAAACCCAAAAATCAAACCTAAATCATCGCACCAATCCCATCACCACTAGCTTGTACCAGTACCACCACCATCAGCAGCAACTGTACATCAAAAACCAGCACAAAAAATGAGACAAGATGAGTtcatgtaataataataatgatgatgatgatgagacAAGGCAGCTCAAGATGTGAAGACTGTGGAAATCAAGCCAAAAAAGATTGCATTCATATGAGATGCAGAACTTGCTGCAAATCTAAAGGTTTTCAGTGCCGAACACACGTTAAAAGTACTTGGGTTCCGGCTTTTACACGGCGACAAagatcttcttcttctgtttCTATTCAACCACAGTACCACCTTCTTCAAGATCATCAACTACAAAACCCTAAAAGATTCAGACAAAATCCTTCTACAGGTAGTTCTATAGATCTATCTATATATTCTACTGTATAGTAATTAACCCTAGCTACCAGCTTTagtttctttatctttttactGCTCAGCTGTAACATCTCgtaattaattgattgattCTCGAAGTTACTAAACtatcatattaatttattttggtgattaatctttcatgtattttatttagatGTTATCAACTTTAATTTTATCTCAACGGGAAATTGTCAGATAAGAGTGCATACGCAACAATCGATTCTTGTCTAGTTCTACTGATTTATGCATATATGACAAGTTTTCATTCATAGCCTAATAAAAACCATTGTCGCTTATGCATTTTTGCCTGAAAATCTCAtattgatataaaattaaagtataatattatctaataaattaaattaagtttggtcgctaaataaaataagaagatAGTTTAGTAACTCCGGAATCAATTAATTACTCCGTGACATCTACAAAAGGTTTGATTCTTTCGCTCATATTCTTTTCTTGAAGCTGAATAATCATCTTTTTAGGGAAATTTCCTGCTCAAGTGAACTCCATAGCTACATTTCGTTGCTTTAAAGTGAGCTCAATAGACGAAGGAGACGACCAGATTGCGTATCAGACAAGTGTGAGCATTGGAGGCCATGTTTTTAAGGGTATCCTTTATGATCAAGGTCCTGAAAGGTCCTCCAGTTTGCAGTTTCAAGATCAAGAACCTAACAATAATAATGCTGGGGCTGGGGCTGGGGGCGGTGCCCTAACAACTGGTTATAATAGTACTAGTTTAGGACATTTAGCGTCAACATCTTCAGTTGCTGCTGCAGATTCAGCTCCTCCTTCTTATCTTTTTCCCCTTAATGCTTTCATGTCTGGTACGCAACTTTTCTTGCACCCTAAATCTTAGggcaaaaataaattataacttaaaaaaaaaacagatgttTTGTTCAATAACATATAATATTACCCCTTTATCATCATTATAACATTTGCTATTGTGTGTTTATGTTATTGGTGGCAACTTATAAACTAGAAGAAATATAAAGTAAGAAGGTTTCatactatattttttataatttaatgtcTAGTTATAAATATGATCTTGTCTTTGATATGAAAATTGATTATTAACTGATCAATGCTTATTGTTTAATTATCAATTTCaaagctgttttttttttcctgttTATCCGGTTCTTTGCCGACCTGAACCATATTGACGGACAAATTAATTAGCTATACAAAGATATTCTTGGAGATAATCTCTTacattttcattaattaattgttaTGTCACCAATGCATGAGCATCACCCCCAAAAAAATTCGAGCATTACAGCCGCATGTTAATTAGTTTTACATTTcgaaaacaattaaaaatgttCACTGCATTTTGCTattctctttaaaaaaaattaattactccATCTCTGCTTTCTCCACATGCATAAACTATATTATATACTCATTTTTTCATTCTTGTTGATGATTTATGTCCATGTCTTAACTTTTAAATagtcatatttattatttatatataggtTTGAGTGAAGCACCAACGTTTAACATTATAGTTTAATCAAGGGGTACAAGCTTTGGGAATCACCCTATGTTAACTATAAAGCACAAGCTAAACCCTTAGGTTATATTCTTTAATTAGGTCTTAAACACAAAAAGATTAGGTGGGCATCTTGTGAGATTTTGGCCATAATGACTTCTTTAATCACAAAGCAAAGACATTGTTTAATCTCCCCATTTTACAACTTTTTGATGCTAAAAAAGATGATACCTCTACTAAGGGAACAATCTTATTGGTATTATCACAATTTGTGGAGTTTTCGAGTTTGAATTTGGATTGGAATTCCTtcaagttcaaaataaattcgaaggggtcatgttcacgatctataCCTTTCATTGTAAAATAAACGGTAgataaaaaagtacaattttaatcaaatgaatgatgtagatcgtgaacatgaacccctcaagttcaaaatgagtttgagggaatcccaatcctttGAATTTTCATGGCTAAAGATATATCTTTCAAGTTAATCAAAAAGAGCACGTAAGtttttttagtttctttttgGCCACTAAAAagctttaaattttttcaaaaagaacaattagcctttttagtttttttttgacaCGTAACcccacatttttagttatttttgcaTATTTTTCCAAGCTTGGGGATCTATTTgcactatttaaaaatattaagggcCCATATGGTAAGttacttaaaaatatttatgtgctctttctaaataatttaaatagttttttgTAAATCTGTCAATTCCATACTACCATTATTTAGACAAGAATTGATCATATTTATGatgaattatgaaaaaaaatgtgtTGTATAGCTCACACAAAACCACCGGATCTTctatgaataaaaaaagagatGATACCAATGACTCTATATGGGAAAGAATAGTTTGATGCCCTCAACAAAGACACAACTATTTGTACTACTCAGAAAATGGCTTCAAAagttatttgtatatataattgTTAGTGTTGGATGCATCTAGAAATGCCTTCTTAAACAAACCCAATTGGTAAATTCTTTGCTAGCTAGGTAGCTTTCCTAATTTAGGTATAGAAAAATTAATGTTGAGATGTATCCTGCAATTTGGATGGTAAAAGAATACCAATAAACCAATTAGAAAATAATAGTTTTATCGGTATTCTCACTCTGTTTATATGAAAATTGTTTATGTATATAGTTTGAAGAGTGAAGGTTCAAAACCTCCCCTAAATttggcacgaagtatcaaataagCCCAACCTCGCAAAAGTGGATCAAACCACCCCAGAACTATGCAAAAACGTATCAAATACCcccttccccactctcaccctagaAAGTGAGCACACTTTCCGGTTTTAAATGACTTTAAGTGGTTTTAGAgggttaaaagtttaaaatagtccttaatatttagatcatttacaaaattaacatttaatatatttttataacttattacattttaatactttaaaaataaaattgatttcaaaataaaatcaaagggATCTTTTTATGCTTTTTTCCAACTATCATCTTCTACTCCGGCCACATACCCACAGCCGCCGCTACTCCACCATCGCCGCTACTCCCCGGCGTCTCCGCTCCAGATCCCGTCTGGGATCTGTTTTCagttgaagaacagatcccagacgggatctgttcttcaaaaaCGGAGAACAGATCCCAgcgtgggatctgttcttcaaaacGAAGAACAGATCCACTCTGGGGTCTGTTCTTCGtttttgaagaacagatcccacctGGGATCTGTCCTTCTTCGTGAAGGACAGATCTCATCTGGGATTTGTCCTTCAAATGAAGAACaaaatgaagaacagatcccaggtggatctgttcttcatttgATTATTCTGGAGGTAGGTCGGGGAGCGGTGGCCGAAATTGATTCCGGAGGTGGTCGGCGGCCGGTTTAGTATTTTCAGTTTagtaattagggttaattttagTTGATTATGAGAGTGATTAGAAAAAGGTAGAAAAAGCCCCCAATTATATATTACttaaatgttaaattaaataaatcaattagtgttttaattaagattaattagggttaatttttaaaattaacttattccactctcttttttggtcaaaaggGTGAAACCGATCCGGTTTCGACAAGTTGTGGGGTGGTTTGATCCGGTTTTGTGAGGTTGGGcttatttgatacttcgtgACAAATTCAGGGGGTTTTTTAAACCTTCACTCATAGTTTGAATCTGCACACCGCGACAACGTTCATATAATTAGATAGACATAGAGGTTGTATTACGTTGATCATAAGACCTATCATGATTCCAACTTATGAAAATACCAATAACAAATGTTTATATCTCAAAAAGAATATTACATTTTATATCAGTGACCTATAAATTTTTGTAGTTCAAGAATTtctcatttgttttcaaatttgcattataaatgtaaactttattttttatgagaTATTTGCACAAACTGTATTCATGGGTCATATGAATgtaaatgtaataaaattttgagaCATTCATGTAAATAGCCTTATCCGAAACTAGTTAGCTTTCAAAAACATCAGACTTTAGGAAATGAGCAATGATCGATGAATTTTGACATTGAATAGCTTTATAGGTCATTAATAGAAGGCAAAAGGGCTCAAAAACtacccacctttcatttttttttcaatagcaccctgaccttgtaattttttcaatagcaccctatttcgtatttttggatttcaatagcaccccgaccttgtaattttgtcaatagcaccctatttcgtatttttcgatttcaatagcaccctaaatcatcaaattaaactcatttatcgaggacttatttgaattttttttaagttaaaaggacttgtttaaatgtgttcaagtagaaaaaagtataatttcacctttaaatttagttcttttgaaaattttcatccttatagtaatcaaatcatctaattttctcaattagggtgctattgaaattgaaaaatacgaaatagggtgctattgacaaaattacaaggtgagggtgttattgaaaaaaaattgaaagctcGGTAGTTTTTGAGCCCTTTTGCCCTTAATAGAATTGCTGATCTAGCAGATTTTGGCGATGACCTATAAACAGTAATATATGTCCGACGAGAAAGCGATCGTCTCTTTTTCTCTTTGCGTGCAATAAAACAGTAATGTcgtcaaaaaatattattagaccaaattaactattaaaaaaaacaataggtGAATTTTTTATGCATACTGCGACGAGAATTtgaagaaattttttttataaagaaatttGGGTTTTCAATCAATTCCGACTAGGCGGGCGCTTAGGTCCGCTTGTGTATAACTCCGCCACTGAAATATGGTTGAGTAATTATTCTTAAAACGTATACTTTTTAGTTTTGATGCTTAGAAACACATTAGTTATATGAGCACTAGCTAGACAACAATATAAccttttcaagaaattaaattagctaatcaattagtaaacaaaaaaaagtatGTTACTTATTTTATTAGTTCAGGCATATATTTCTTTAATCATGTGAATCCAATTCgtcaatgtttttatttatatagtttATGATTATTCCTTCCAATTTTACGAATACCTTTTAACATCACACATCCAAAATGTCATAGTGATTTCAGTGATTTATTAggattacaattttttttgataattacgattacaatttaattactaaattaacTTGAATTAAATCAAGTAGACCTatagtttttactttttacaatcgggttaatataaaataataaatactttttgatttttttaacccAGCGATTATCGGTTCTAGTCAACGATTATTTCAAACTACAGCTCGattcatttgttttttaatgcatttgattgataaaatgtcaattaaaaaaaattctcaattaTAATAGTTCAGGTTTTAACCCCACCGACCATTAGCAAAATTACAAATCCataaaagaagaaagagaaacatctgtgaagaaagaaaaagaatccACAAAATAGAGTAGATTTAttgaatcaaaataaattaaatactgaactactaataataaaaataatcacaGTCCACATATCAGTAAAATACATCGACAATGGTTGcattaaagttttaaataaaaggaaagaaaaaaggCGGTacttaaaagaataaaaatctCGATATATGTTgagctaaaataataaatgtttggACCTATTTCATCTTAATAAGTGAAATTGAATCTAATTGACTACGccattataaatttatgaaccaaaatgatcctttttttctattttcagaTTAAAAGCCGTCTTTTAAACGAGGCCCAATATAACAGTATGGACCGGACAAATCAAAAGCTCAAACTTGTTGACCCAATAACAAATCAAATCCATTTATAATAACCCACTAACACTTCTGGCGCCAATTCAACAACCCATTTCCCGCCAAATCACCATCTCTGCAAAAACCCCAAATATTTTCTTCTCCAGCCACCAAATTTCATCTTCTCCTCTCTTACTCTGCACCAGCCATGGCTTCCGATTCATTCAACGGTAACTCTCTCTCTATTTATCTGTCTGTTTCACATTTATTCATAGATAGCACGgatatttcatttaattaatgACATTTCggacacgaaatttcatttatttacataaaaatatattaaaataacactgttttGCCGTGTCCGTATCTATACTATCtagttaaatttaaagataagtAAGACTGATGAATTCtgattaaaaatttcaaacagaTCCATCATCACCAGATGATTCACTCTCAAGTCCAATCGGCAACACCTTTTCATCTCCTTCCCGCCGTAGAGGAAGATCAAGTAGCGCCGCCACCCCACCGCCGCCGCCTCCGCAATCCCGTTTTGCCGCAGAAACTGCTTCTGAATCAACCCCTACTCCTAATAGAACAGGCGGCCACAGATCCAACGGCCGCCACCGACCGGCTACGTCGACTCCGTCGTCCATGTCGGAAGGGGGTCCTGCGTCGTCAGAAGGCGGGTATGACGACATGGACGACGCGACCCCGACATTTGTGTGGGGGACTAATATTAGTGTGGAGGATGTGAAGCGGAAAATACAGATGTTTTTGAAGCATTTTAGGGATAATGAGAAGAGTCAAGATGTTTTTGAGGAGGGGAAGTATATGAAAGGGATTAATAAAGTTCTTGAAATTGAAGGAGAGTGGCTTGATGTTGATGGACATGATGTGTTTGATTATGATTGTGATTTGTATAATAAAATGGTTAGGTACCCACTTGAGGTTTTGgcaatttttgatattgttttgat
This window of the Mercurialis annua linkage group LG5, ddMerAnnu1.2, whole genome shotgun sequence genome carries:
- the LOC126682472 gene encoding protein SHI RELATED SEQUENCE 1: MMMMMRQGSSRCEDCGNQAKKDCIHMRCRTCCKSKGFQCRTHVKSTWVPAFTRRQRSSSSVSIQPQYHLLQDHQLQNPKRFRQNPSTGKFPAQVNSIATFRCFKVSSIDEGDDQIAYQTSVSIGGHVFKGILYDQGPERSSSLQFQDQEPNNNNAGAGAGGGALTTGYNSTSLGHLASTSSVAAADSAPPSYLFPLNAFMSGTQLFLHPKS